The Endozoicomonas sp. 4G DNA segment TGTTGTCATCACAACCACTGAGGCTGGCCAGAACCGCAGTCACAGCAACCGCGGTTATACTCTTTTTAAACATTTTTTCACCCTGAAGAATATTGAAAACACTATGTGTCGTGTATTACTGACGGCCCATTTGCTCCCACATGTCTTCGGTGATTTTGTAATGAGGTGTCCCCATCTGATCCATACTGTCGGTATCCATACGCCATGCGAAAATACCCTGGGTATTATTTTCCCGGGCGACTTTGATGAACGCTTCAGGATCATCAGCTGGCCGGTTGTAGCTCTCACTGCTCATACCAATCATCATTTTGTCGGTTTCAACACCGGTAGCCTTGAAGTCATCAATGAAGTGGAAGCGATCGCCCCAATAGGTTTGCAGATTGATGTAGTCGAACAGACTATTAACCAGAGTGCCGTTCCATACGCGCAGAGAGGTGTGGTCAGGAGTGATAGTGAATAGATAATCTTTGCCATCTTCTACGGAAGCTCGCTCAAGATGATCGTGTACTGTCTGAGCCAGGGTTTCAAATTGTGGCAGGGTGATCTGGTCTGTCTCGATCTCGTAGTCCATGTCATAGCCATCCAGGCCATGCTTTCGGATAAAAGAGACCACACTTTCTGCAAAGACTTCAGGGTTTTGAGCCGCTTTCCAGTAACCATTCTGATTCCAGCCCTGAGAAATCAGAATCTGTACGCCCGGATTCTTTTCACGGGCAGCCGATACCAGCTGATTGATGCGGTCCTTGTCGGTATCGCCAGGCTTAACCTTTTCACCGCTACGGGCGTTTTCATAACCCAGTTCGTAGGCGCCGTCACCGTCTTCATCGTAAGGATGAGCAAAGGCAATATAGAGAAGGTCAGTTTTGTCCAGTGGGGTCTCTTCGCGCAGTCGTTGATCCCAGTTGAGGTCGAAAATGCCGAAGAAATGAGCAACTTTGTCACTGCCTTGAGCAGTAGAGTACTCCAAAGAACTGTTGGTAACACAGCCTGAAAGTGTGGCTGCCATAGCGGTAATGCCCAGACTCAGGCAGATGGTTTTTATGGATTTTGAGAGAGGGCTCAGCATTGATGACTCCTGTAAAACATAACTGTCGTTTAATGGTCTAAGGTTTTTTTTTGAGGGATTAAGGCTCTGCGTGAGCAGAGCTATTAATGTTTAGAGAGCTCTGGCAGCTTTTTCAGACATGAGAGCTCCCATGACCTTCCCAACAGGGAAGGCCGGTGAATGTTTTGTAAGTAGTTGGGACGGGGAGCGTGCTCCCCAGGCATCAATTCAAGGCTTTAGGCTCTGGACCCATCTCAAAAATCAGTTCACCACCGTCTTTGAACTCGGCATGTTCGAAGAACAGGCCTTCTTCCAATTCATGACCATTAATGGCTACGCTCTGGACGTAGATATTGTCAGGCTCGTTATTTTTCGCAGTGATGGTGAATCTGCCACCATTGCCGACAGGAATGGTGACTTGATCAA contains these protein-coding regions:
- a CDS encoding glycoside hydrolase family 18 protein; translation: MLSPLSKSIKTICLSLGITAMAATLSGCVTNSSLEYSTAQGSDKVAHFFGIFDLNWDQRLREETPLDKTDLLYIAFAHPYDEDGDGAYELGYENARSGEKVKPGDTDKDRINQLVSAAREKNPGVQILISQGWNQNGYWKAAQNPEVFAESVVSFIRKHGLDGYDMDYEIETDQITLPQFETLAQTVHDHLERASVEDGKDYLFTITPDHTSLRVWNGTLVNSLFDYINLQTYWGDRFHFIDDFKATGVETDKMMIGMSSESYNRPADDPEAFIKVARENNTQGIFAWRMDTDSMDQMGTPHYKITEDMWEQMGRQ